In one Mycobacterium sp. NBC_00419 genomic region, the following are encoded:
- a CDS encoding nuclear transport factor 2 family protein produces the protein MSEPISDAELARLWERHTELEFETRDAVATVATMTPDNYVNHVPVLTGGRGTAEMVEFYSKHFIPKMPADTTLRLLSRTIGNERVVDEFVFAFTHDVEMDWMLPGVAPTHRPVEVPMVVVVQFQGDKIACERIYWDQASVLVQVGLLSAEGLPVTGAQQARKFEDPGLPANELMGEAWRG, from the coding sequence ATGAGCGAGCCCATCTCCGATGCCGAGCTGGCCCGGCTGTGGGAACGTCACACCGAGCTCGAATTCGAAACACGCGACGCCGTCGCCACCGTCGCCACCATGACGCCGGACAACTACGTCAACCATGTCCCCGTGCTGACCGGCGGCCGCGGAACAGCGGAGATGGTCGAGTTCTACAGCAAGCACTTCATCCCGAAGATGCCCGCCGACACCACTCTTCGGCTGTTGTCCCGAACGATCGGCAACGAGCGGGTGGTCGACGAGTTCGTCTTCGCCTTCACCCACGATGTCGAGATGGACTGGATGCTGCCGGGCGTCGCGCCCACTCACCGCCCCGTCGAGGTCCCGATGGTGGTCGTCGTGCAATTTCAGGGCGACAAGATCGCCTGCGAACGCATCTACTGGGACCAGGCTTCGGTGCTGGTGCAGGTCGGCCTGCTCAGCGCCGAGGGCCTGCCGGTCACCGGAGCGCAGCAGGCCCGAAAGTTCGAGGATCCCGGCCTGCCCGCCAACGAACTGATGGGTGAGGCCTGGCGCGGTTAG
- a CDS encoding DUF167 domain-containing protein: MAETVVVTVKPGSRKGPLVEPGADGTLTIYVRERAIEGKATEAAARLLAEHLGVPRSHVRLVSGATSRIKRFTVD, from the coding sequence GTGGCCGAGACCGTCGTCGTCACCGTGAAACCCGGTAGCCGCAAGGGCCCGTTGGTCGAACCCGGCGCCGACGGCACGCTGACGATCTATGTGCGCGAGCGGGCGATCGAGGGCAAGGCGACCGAGGCGGCGGCACGTCTGCTCGCCGAGCATCTCGGCGTCCCGCGCAGCCATGTGCGGTTGGTGTCGGGTGCCACCTCGCGAATCAAGCGCTTCACTGTCGACTGA